From the genome of Deltaproteobacteria bacterium, one region includes:
- a CDS encoding hybrid sensor histidine kinase/response regulator, protein MSYLAIAQALRLAFVGMLAFIAAYQLWVARVQNGEPVARTSAAWATALAVALLGRFIQHAATSPDAIELGYRIAHTGLFAIAPLALLLVFQLRDAARPRWLPLALVASAVPVVGVWCGDLLVSSRQRLFETLTGDAVIGPEPVPLGVLAIPYAAVVTVTVVSAFRRARRRADWFHRVPIWVVVAVVVPAIVNDSLFWAGALRTIELTDYALMFQMLTMSAAIIARSGDLYRQLEVQVVERTRDLRERERELSASLERLDRLIVTIPDVVCVLRDGVIEFANRAAESFFQTPLRELVGRRALEWVAAEDERTARTVLVDGAASPAPVSVQFRRARGDRRIGEVVAMDFDTGDGAARLAIIRDVTERHQLLAQIQVTDRLASVGTLAAGVAHEINNPLAFVSANLEVGSELVDGPLDDAAVAELRELLAECRDGVARIAAIVRDLKGFARDQGSLGPVDVASVLDRTIKMAMLQVRHRAQLVRRIRPVPAVFAERGRLGQVFLNLLVNAAQALPDDGGDHRIEVDVRAGADGRVVVDIADTGCGIPDAVRSRVFDPFVTTKPQGEGTGLGLWVSHQIVTSFGGTLELLDRAGGGTVARVTLVRADGRAPSTGEFTPRPEPAAGARYRLLVVDDERLVLASMRRLLRAYDVVTAESVDEAVAWLDRDRFDAILADLMMPGRDGVDLYEEARSRGLSDRVIILTGGACTDRAARFLDESGVPRVTKPATLPQIDRAVARVAAPPRCAP, encoded by the coding sequence GGCTACCGCATCGCGCACACCGGGCTGTTCGCGATCGCCCCCCTGGCGCTGTTGCTGGTGTTCCAGCTGCGCGACGCCGCGCGGCCGCGCTGGCTACCGCTGGCGCTCGTCGCCAGCGCGGTTCCGGTGGTGGGAGTATGGTGCGGCGATCTGCTGGTATCGAGCCGCCAGCGGCTGTTCGAGACGCTCACCGGTGACGCGGTGATCGGCCCCGAGCCGGTACCGCTCGGCGTCCTCGCCATTCCCTACGCCGCGGTCGTGACCGTCACCGTCGTGTCCGCCTTCCGGCGTGCGCGCCGCCGCGCGGACTGGTTCCACCGCGTACCGATCTGGGTCGTCGTAGCCGTCGTGGTCCCCGCGATCGTCAACGACTCGCTGTTTTGGGCTGGAGCGTTGCGCACCATCGAACTGACCGACTACGCGCTCATGTTTCAGATGCTCACGATGTCCGCCGCGATCATCGCGCGCAGCGGGGATCTGTACCGGCAACTCGAGGTACAGGTGGTCGAGCGCACGCGCGATTTGCGCGAGCGCGAGCGCGAGCTGTCGGCGTCCCTGGAACGCCTCGACCGCCTGATCGTCACGATCCCGGACGTCGTGTGCGTGTTGCGCGACGGCGTCATCGAATTCGCAAATCGCGCCGCGGAATCGTTCTTTCAAACGCCGCTTCGGGAACTCGTCGGTCGTCGAGCGCTCGAGTGGGTCGCCGCCGAAGACGAACGTACGGCGCGCACGGTTCTGGTGGACGGAGCCGCGAGTCCCGCGCCGGTGTCGGTCCAGTTTCGTCGCGCTCGCGGCGATCGGCGAATCGGCGAGGTCGTCGCGATGGACTTCGACACGGGCGACGGGGCGGCGCGGCTCGCGATCATTCGCGACGTGACCGAGCGCCACCAGTTGCTCGCCCAGATTCAGGTGACCGATCGCCTCGCGTCCGTGGGGACGCTCGCCGCCGGGGTCGCGCACGAGATCAACAACCCGCTGGCATTCGTGTCGGCCAACCTCGAGGTCGGTAGCGAACTGGTCGACGGGCCGCTCGACGACGCTGCCGTAGCCGAGCTGCGGGAACTGCTCGCCGAGTGTCGCGACGGCGTGGCCCGCATCGCCGCGATCGTCCGCGACCTCAAGGGCTTCGCGCGGGACCAGGGCTCGCTCGGGCCGGTGGACGTCGCGTCGGTGCTCGACCGCACGATCAAGATGGCGATGTTGCAGGTGCGCCACCGCGCCCAGCTGGTGCGCCGCATCCGGCCGGTTCCGGCCGTGTTCGCCGAGCGCGGCCGCCTCGGCCAGGTGTTTCTCAACCTGCTGGTCAACGCCGCCCAGGCGCTGCCCGACGACGGCGGCGATCACCGGATCGAAGTCGACGTGCGGGCCGGCGCGGACGGGCGGGTCGTCGTCGACATCGCGGATACGGGCTGCGGCATTCCAGACGCCGTGCGCAGTCGGGTGTTCGACCCGTTCGTCACGACCAAACCGCAGGGGGAGGGCACCGGTCTCGGCCTGTGGGTGAGTCACCAGATCGTGACGTCGTTCGGTGGAACGCTGGAATTGCTCGACCGCGCCGGCGGCGGAACCGTCGCGCGCGTGACGCTCGTGCGCGCCGACGGCCGGGCCCCGTCGACCGGGGAGTTCACGCCGCGGCCGGAACCGGCCGCTGGGGCGCGCTACCGGCTGCTCGTGGTCGACGACGAGCGCCTGGTGCTGGCGTCGATGCGCCGCCTGTTGCGCGCGTACGATGTCGTCACGGCCGAGTCGGTGGACGAAGCCGTGGCGTGGCTCGACCGAGACCGGTTCGACGCGATCCTGGCCGACCTGATGATGCCGGGCCGCGACGGCGTCGACCTGTACGAGGAGGCGCGATCGCGCGGACTGTCCGACCGCGTCATCATCCTCACCGGCGGGGCGTGCACGGACCGCGCGGCGCGGTTCCTCGACGAATCGGGCGTGCCGCGCGTCACCAAGCCGGCGACGCTGCCGCAGATCGACCGCGCAGTCGCGCGGGTCGCGGCGCCGCCG